A stretch of Zootoca vivipara chromosome 13, rZooViv1.1, whole genome shotgun sequence DNA encodes these proteins:
- the FH gene encoding fumarate hydratase, mitochondrial isoform X1, with product MYRSLRSLQRLSCPRGAAVHARQRGPPTCSRHPQQRRMASQDSFRTEYDTFGELKVPNDKYYGAQTVRSTMNFKIGGATERMPVQVIRAFGILKRAAAEVNQDYGLEPKIANAIVKAADEVSEGKLNDHFPLVVWQTGSGTQTNMNVNEVISNRAIEILGGKLGSKDPVHPNDHVNKSQSSNDTFPTAMHIAAAQEVHEVLLPGLQKLQDALDAKSKEFSKIIKIGRTHTQDAVPLTLGQEFSAYVQQVKYGITRIKSAMPRVYELAAGGTAVGTGLNTRIGFAEKVAAKVAALTSLPFITAPNKFEALAAHDALVELSGAMNTVACSLMKIANDIRFLGSGPRSGLGELILPENEPGSSIMPGKVNPTQCEAITMVAAQVMGNHVAVTVGGSCGHFELNVFKPMIIKNVLHSARLLGDACVSFTDNCVIGIQANTERINKLMSESLMLVTALNPHIGYDKAAKIAKTAHKEGSTLKETAIKLGFLTSEQFDQWVKPEDMLGPK from the exons ATGTACCGCTCGCTCCGTTCCCTCCAGCGCTTGAGTTGCCCCAGGGGCGCCGCCGTCCACGCGCGCCAGAGGGGCCCGCCGACCTGCAGCCGTCACCCCCAGCAACGGAGGATG gCCAGTCAGGACTCATTTAGAACAGAATATGATACCTTTGGTGAACTCAAAGTTCCAAATGACAAGTATTACGGTGCACAGACTGTGAGATCCACAATGAATTTTAAGATTGGTGGAGCAACAGAACGGATGCCA gTCCAAGTAATAAGAGCTTTTGGTATCCTAAAGCGAGCGGCTGCTGAAGTAAATCAGGATTATGGCCTGGAGCCAAAGATTGCCAATGCCATTGTGAAGGCAGCAGATGAG GTATCTGAAGGTAAATTGAATGATCATTTTCCTCTAGTGGTGTGGCAAACTGGATCTGGAACACAGACGAACATGAATGTTAATGAAGTCATCAGTAATAGAGCCATTGAGATACTGGGAGGTAAACTGGGGAGCAAGGACCCAGTGCATCCGAACGACCATGTTAATAAAAGCCAG AGCTCAAATGACACGTTTCCAACAGCAATGCACATTGCTGCTGCACAAGAAGTTCATGAAGTGCTGTTGCCGGGGCTGCAGAAGCTTCAAGATGCCCTTGATGCCAAGTCAAAAGAATTTTCCAAAATTATTAAAATTGGGCGTACTCATACACAGGATGCAGTTCCCCTTACCCTTGGGCAG GAATTTAGTGCTTACGTGCAACAAGTCAAATATGGAATCACTAGGATCAAATCAGCCATGCCAAGGGTCTATGAGCTGGCAGCTGGGGGCACTGCTGTTGGCACAGGACTGAATACAAGAATTGGTTTCGCTGAGAAGGTGGCTGCTAAGGTGGCTGCGCTCACAA GCTTGCCCTTCATTACTGCTCCAAACAAATTTGAAGCCCTTGCTGCTCATGATGCCCTGGTTGAACTGAGTGGGGCAATGAATACCGTGGCTTGCAGCCTGATGAAGATAGCTAATGACATCCGTTTCCTGGGTTCTGGACCACGATCTGGTTTGGGGGAGCTAATCTTGCCTGAAAATGAACCTGGAAGCAGTATTATGCCAG GAAAAGTGAACCCCACTCAGTGTGAGGCCATAACCATGGTGGCAGCTCAGGTGATGGGGAATCATGTTGCTGTTACAGTAGGAGGCAGCTGTGGCCACTTTGAGTTGAACGTCTTTAAACCCATGATT aTTAAAAATGTGCTACACTCTGCACGACTCTTAGGAGATGCCTGTGTTTCTTTCACCGACAATTGTGTGATTGGAATACAAGCCAACACAGAGAGGATCAACAAACTAATGAGTGAGTCACTCATGCTGGTTACTGCCCTTAATCCCCACATAG GCTACGACAAGGCGGCAAAGATTGCCAAAACGGCACATAAAGAAGGGTCTACACTAAAAGAAACTGCTATCAAGCTTGGATTTCTAACATCAGAACAATTTGATCAGTGGGTAAAGCCAGAAGATATGTTGGGTCCTAAGTAA
- the FH gene encoding fumarate hydratase, mitochondrial isoform X2, translated as MASQDSFRTEYDTFGELKVPNDKYYGAQTVRSTMNFKIGGATERMPVQVIRAFGILKRAAAEVNQDYGLEPKIANAIVKAADEVSEGKLNDHFPLVVWQTGSGTQTNMNVNEVISNRAIEILGGKLGSKDPVHPNDHVNKSQSSNDTFPTAMHIAAAQEVHEVLLPGLQKLQDALDAKSKEFSKIIKIGRTHTQDAVPLTLGQEFSAYVQQVKYGITRIKSAMPRVYELAAGGTAVGTGLNTRIGFAEKVAAKVAALTSLPFITAPNKFEALAAHDALVELSGAMNTVACSLMKIANDIRFLGSGPRSGLGELILPENEPGSSIMPGKVNPTQCEAITMVAAQVMGNHVAVTVGGSCGHFELNVFKPMIIKNVLHSARLLGDACVSFTDNCVIGIQANTERINKLMSESLMLVTALNPHIGYDKAAKIAKTAHKEGSTLKETAIKLGFLTSEQFDQWVKPEDMLGPK; from the exons ATG gCCAGTCAGGACTCATTTAGAACAGAATATGATACCTTTGGTGAACTCAAAGTTCCAAATGACAAGTATTACGGTGCACAGACTGTGAGATCCACAATGAATTTTAAGATTGGTGGAGCAACAGAACGGATGCCA gTCCAAGTAATAAGAGCTTTTGGTATCCTAAAGCGAGCGGCTGCTGAAGTAAATCAGGATTATGGCCTGGAGCCAAAGATTGCCAATGCCATTGTGAAGGCAGCAGATGAG GTATCTGAAGGTAAATTGAATGATCATTTTCCTCTAGTGGTGTGGCAAACTGGATCTGGAACACAGACGAACATGAATGTTAATGAAGTCATCAGTAATAGAGCCATTGAGATACTGGGAGGTAAACTGGGGAGCAAGGACCCAGTGCATCCGAACGACCATGTTAATAAAAGCCAG AGCTCAAATGACACGTTTCCAACAGCAATGCACATTGCTGCTGCACAAGAAGTTCATGAAGTGCTGTTGCCGGGGCTGCAGAAGCTTCAAGATGCCCTTGATGCCAAGTCAAAAGAATTTTCCAAAATTATTAAAATTGGGCGTACTCATACACAGGATGCAGTTCCCCTTACCCTTGGGCAG GAATTTAGTGCTTACGTGCAACAAGTCAAATATGGAATCACTAGGATCAAATCAGCCATGCCAAGGGTCTATGAGCTGGCAGCTGGGGGCACTGCTGTTGGCACAGGACTGAATACAAGAATTGGTTTCGCTGAGAAGGTGGCTGCTAAGGTGGCTGCGCTCACAA GCTTGCCCTTCATTACTGCTCCAAACAAATTTGAAGCCCTTGCTGCTCATGATGCCCTGGTTGAACTGAGTGGGGCAATGAATACCGTGGCTTGCAGCCTGATGAAGATAGCTAATGACATCCGTTTCCTGGGTTCTGGACCACGATCTGGTTTGGGGGAGCTAATCTTGCCTGAAAATGAACCTGGAAGCAGTATTATGCCAG GAAAAGTGAACCCCACTCAGTGTGAGGCCATAACCATGGTGGCAGCTCAGGTGATGGGGAATCATGTTGCTGTTACAGTAGGAGGCAGCTGTGGCCACTTTGAGTTGAACGTCTTTAAACCCATGATT aTTAAAAATGTGCTACACTCTGCACGACTCTTAGGAGATGCCTGTGTTTCTTTCACCGACAATTGTGTGATTGGAATACAAGCCAACACAGAGAGGATCAACAAACTAATGAGTGAGTCACTCATGCTGGTTACTGCCCTTAATCCCCACATAG GCTACGACAAGGCGGCAAAGATTGCCAAAACGGCACATAAAGAAGGGTCTACACTAAAAGAAACTGCTATCAAGCTTGGATTTCTAACATCAGAACAATTTGATCAGTGGGTAAAGCCAGAAGATATGTTGGGTCCTAAGTAA
- the CHMP5 gene encoding charged multivesicular body protein 5 translates to MNRFFGKSKPKAPPPNLTDCIGTVDSRAESIDKKISRLDAELVKYKDQMKKMREGPAKNMVKQKALRVLKQKRMYENQRDNLAQQSFNMEQANYTIQSLKDTKTTVDAMKLGAKEMKKAYKQVKIDQIEDLQDQLEDMMEDASEIQEALGRSYGTPEIDEEDLEAELEALGDELLADEDSSYLDEAASVPSIPEGTPTEAKNKDGVLVDEFGLPQIPAT, encoded by the exons ATGAACCGCTTCTTCGGAAAGTCGAAGCCCAAGGCGCCGCCTCCGAACCTGACGGACTGCATCGGCACG GTGGATAGCAGAGCAGAATCTATTGACAAGAAAATTTCCAGGCTTGATGCAGAACTGGTGAAATACAAAGATCAAATGAAGAAAATGAGGGAGGGGCCTGCAAAG AACATGGTAAAGCAGAAAGCCCTGAGAGTCTTAAAACAGAAGCGAAT GTATGAAAACCAGCGAGATAACCTTGCTCAACAGTCTTTCAATATGGAGCAAGCCAATTATACCATCCAGTCTCTGAAAGATACAAAAACAACG GTTGATGCCATGAAACTGGGAGCGAAGGAAATGAAAAAGGCTTACAAGCAAGTAAAAATTGATCAGATTGAG GACTTGCAAGACCAATTAGAAGATATGATGGAAGATGCTAGTGAAATTCAGGAAGCATTGGGTCGTAGTTATGGAACCCCAGAAATTGATGAGGAAGACTTGGAAGCAG AGCTGGAGGCATTAGGTGATGAACTTCTAGCTGATGAGGATAGCTCCTATCTGGATGAAGCTGCATCTGTTCCATCAATTCCAGAAGGAACTCCAACTGAAGCAAAAAACAAA GATGGTGTACTGGTGGATGAATTTGGATTGCCACAGATCCCTGCAACATAA